The following nucleotide sequence is from Trifolium pratense cultivar HEN17-A07 linkage group LG2, ARS_RC_1.1, whole genome shotgun sequence.
AGTATGGGATGTTTGGTGGGGTATTTAAGAGGCTTGGTTCTTCCTCCTTGATAGGTACTTTCCTCCGGTCGCTATtataaggagaaaaaaaaaaactactttcaCGATTATTAAGAAATTTAGTAAGTGGACTTAATTTTCTAGATTTCATGCAAAACATAtgtcaaatttactaaattgtCCTTTTTGATATTTAGTGGAAAAACTCAATCAACTACTCGAATTAAATAAAGGGTATAATAATATTAGGAATGATAGCTTTAAATATTTCACTAGtagttaacttttgcttataatattgACCAAAATTTGatgtactttttttttgcttataatagttaCCAGAGGGAATAGCTATTAAGAGAGCATTCTCAAAGTGCTTGAATACTTGGCAATGGGTTTGAGTCTTGGTTGTCGGTGACTTGGAAAGGGCTACCTACTGTAAAGGCCAAGTACAACGTTGTCAAGTGCAACCACCGGGTTGGTGGCTCTCAAAGGAGTTATGGTAGATACTTGGGTATTATGGGGTGCCCAAGTCCCACATCAACTAATATGGGATGTGTGTTGGAGCATTTTGAGTGGCTTGATTCTCCCCCCTTGATAGCTCCATGTTAAGGAAGGGTTCCCCAAGGGACATAGGTATTATGGAGAGCCCAAGTCCCAAATCAAGTAATATGGGATGCTCGGTGGAAATCATGTGTAACTTATACTTCAATTAGTCTTCAAACATGAAGGAAATATAACAAAGAACATACAGCCGAACCACGCTAAAATTAACTACAAAGCTATACCTGCAATATATTAAGCACAGTTCGAATGACATCTTGATCTTTAAGGAAATCAACATTTTGACGTGCCTGTCCAATAATTTCCAGCCATTTCTGCAGAAGAAAATGATTGAGATATTTAGCAATATAACACTTGGATTACTACAACTATTGCATGTTCATCAACATAACATTAAAAGGATTTTGGTGATATTAATTATATGGCTACTGAAAGAAAAGAACCTGATATGGAAGCACCATTAACCGCTGAAGATATTCCTGTCTCTTCTGGGCATCAGTTTCTGCTTGAATCATGCTGCCAACCTACAACAGGATATGTGGAATGAAAGTATTAAGATAGATACAGTTTAGTACAAAAATTTACAATCAAAGAACTTAAGGGAAAGAGAGAAAGATTTGGTCaaataaaaagagagaaagacGGATACAGATTCATAGAAGGTGTGTATTTGATGGGGTTCAAGATCTGCAATTGTAGTTGGAAGGCCAGATAAAAGTTCAGACACAAATGGCTCATTTTCCCCAACCTGAAATAATGACTGCAGTTATTATTATGTATATTTAGCAAATTTCAAGTGCTGGATATGTACGTAAGAGACATAAAAGAGTCTCCTTTTGGAGGATAAAAGAATGAAAAGTAGCCCACTTTACCTGGGGGACTACAAATTTTCTCCTACACTTTTGGACTATTTTCAAAAATGTATCACAGGCCATATCCTGATACAGATATACATGAAACAAGAACAGAATTAAGCTTAAACAATTCCAAGTGGCAAATATTTTCTATGCACAACAACCaagtaacaaatattttctatgcataacaaaatattttgaacATCAAAGAatgtcatttttaaaatttttaaacaCGACACAAATACTTCAAAACTTATATAGATTTGAATGATCCAATGCAGTACCACGTCAGCATACACTTACAGcacaaatataatcaatttGTAAAGACAAAGAGAAAACTAAAGACAAAAAGATACTGGCAGCATTATGATTTGTTTCTTCGAGATGATTTATACATAAGgttatttttaacaaattacACAAATATCACTTGAGATAACAGACATGTAGAGACTGGCAGTAAACTCaaggaagaaaaatattaacCTGAACTCCTGGATGTGTTTCATGCATAAACTCGAACAACTTATTAACAACAGTTTTTAGAAACTTCCAATGAGCTCTTAAAAACCGCGGATATTGCCCTACAACATACCTGCCAACAGACAAGACTATATTATTCAACAAAGAAACAGGAACCTCGACAAATAGCACATgaacaaaaatatatcttaCATGATATTACTAGCAATGACAGCTTTGTTATCTTTTCCCTTTGTTACTTCACATAGATTTAATAAATCACGAATGACCATAACCAAAAATCTGTTCTCctgcaacaaaagaaaaatgggTTAGGAATATGATAATTCCCGGTCATAGTATGTAGATCAAACTAATAGTCTAATAGAAGTAATAGAAAATAGTAGTTTGCTGAACAATGCATATTATGTTTATTTGTAATACCTGGTCTTCGATCATGGAACCCGATATAGATCCTATTGCCCAGCACAATGTATTCAAAGTGTTCCATGTCCAATCCTTACCGTTTTGTTGCTTACTTAATTTCCTAAGCATCTGTATATTACACAACACATTAGTCCACTACATTAAGGAGTGcaatttaaatataaacaaaaacataacaatTCAATAACAGTTAATCAGTATATGATATAACTCAAACTGAAAACAGATCTGTGTAACATTGATATAACTAAATCTCAGTCCagcttattaattttataattaaaagaacCGTGAGATATAAATTTCCATCTTAATTTGACCATTAATCTTGTAAAGAAACAGTACTTTTGACATGTAAATGAAACGACATAAATctccaaataataaaatttaaatttaaaatgcaTACAAAACAAGCATCACAATGGCTTTTCAATTCCCAGATGTACAGGATAAGATCAGTTCTTTCTGAGTCACATACCTGCTTTTCAGTATCATCATGATCCAGATGTGACAAGTAAATAAGAGTTTCCCTCATAATCTGTATAATAATTGAACTTGGATTAGTATGAATTGCTCAAGAGAAAGAACCAACAAACCtaatatataaagatatttacATCAAAGAAAATCATTCAAATCATATGCATAATTTTACATATCTTAACAGTATATAGCCCAGAATTATCTCaaatttaaattgtataaaTGATTGACTAAAATACAATATTCAATTGAGAATGGCATCAACTCTGATCTTGTCCATCTATATGTTAATACTATTAAACTGACAATAGTCAGGTTTCACCTTACTACCTTATATTGAACAAGAACATCACTGTCTTTCATGGTTTCACGGACTATATTCCCATTTTCATCTTCAACTATAAGAACCTCTTCTGGTTTCGCCATACGACAGATCATAAGCATTCTCAACTTAGACATGGGACCAGAATAAAGCTGTCGGCGCTGAAGAAGCTGTGAGTCAAGGCCATCAACCATACCAGGAGGTATTAGTGACACCTGTTTATTCCATCATGAATATAGATCAATATCATTCTAAGAATATGAAAAATAGTACATCAGGCCCACAAGAGATATTTAGACTAAAATGTCTACATTTTCCGGAAAAAAATAATGTGCAAGATATAGTGAAGCTCTTAGAAATTTGGAATTGGAAAAACTTCTAAAATACCGCAAAGTCTTGATCTCCAAATAACATAATTGAATACCATTTTTACATAATATCACAAAATCATGGTTTTTAGCTTAAGACAAACTGATCCAAACTATATCGTGCAAATTCACTGTACAGCAGtatgcaaataaattaaaaataaatctgGGCAGAGTGTATACAAAACGAGCAGTATGGGAAATTGCAACATTTCACTTAATTTTTATATGGAAGGACGATGTAGGGaatgattatatatatagtcaacACTAAAGCAGCATCAACTCTCAATGTTCCATGTGAAAATATAACAATACCAATTATACTAAAAGGAAAGAATCCTATTTTGCTACACAAAAGGGGATAAGTGGAGGAAAGTAAATTGTTGGATTTTAACCATTAAGGAACAAGGATTTAACATGCCATTAGAGAAAGCACCTGTGATCCCATCATGTTTGTGGCTGTTGCAGCAGGGTTCTCCAAGCTACGGTGTGACTGAAAAAGTTCTGAAACCAAGATATTCCAATAGTCCAGACAGACCTGGTATTTTTACAAATAACataaatatatgaatagtgcagaTTTAGAACAGGAGGAAGAGAAATTCATACTCATGCAAGATAAAAGGATGGTCGTATTTGGGATGCTTTTGGGGGCAAGAGAGAAGAAAACTATATCAACATAAGCTTGAGGAATAAGCACTTAAGCTCGAGAACTCATATCTTTAAATACGCAGAGCAATTAAACATATGTCAACGTCATACCTTGAAAACCTCAGTATCATCTACATATGAGATGTTGATAAGATATTCAAGACCCAATAGTAAAGCAGAGATATTCTCTTGTGTGGATTCCAGAATACGTATGTGAACCTGCATAAACAGAAAAAAAGTTACAGagcaaaaaactctggctttaaatgggcccccgcaagtgggcggtgggattggtccccttggattagtcggtcctagagccggataccaagttttcaacaaaaaaaaaaacagaaaaaaagtTTATAGCATAACACCCATCAAGCATACGGGAAACATAATATGGAAGCAAAACAGGggagggggaggggaggggaggggaggagaGGAGGAAAAGGTGCTACACACATGGGGAAAAGGAAATTTGAGCACCACAATATAAGATACGAAAATAAGTGTCCATTTTTTAATATGCCACCACAAGCATGATAAAGCAGATAATGCATAAAACTATTGTAAGATATTAGAGTGGAGAATTCAGATAGAAAGTAAAGTTTCTGCATTTTATAATGAACTCTTGATCAAAGAGCTAAAAGTAAAATTGTTTATATGATTGCTAATCCTGCACTAAAAGTGGTGTTTATCGCCAATTATCTAGCAATGGACAGCTAAGCAGTAATAAAGCTAGTATGCTCACACATAATAAAGGTCTAATTTTATCGCCTAGTTCCATTATGTTTCACTATTATAtacttttaagataaaattcAATATAGAGTATAGACATCAAACAGAGAAAATAAACCCTACCTTGTAAAATAAGGTGAAGAACAGCGCCAAATTCTGAATAAATGCCTAGACAGACAGTGCGAATAAAAAGCCAATGTTAGACATCACAAACAACTCGGAAACTAAATCAGGCTTCTTATTTTCAGCAAATTGCAAAGACTCACTTGTTCCTCAGTTGAACCTTGTGCATATGCCTCAGGTATATTTGTAGTAGGTGGGAGTATGGCCTGATGCATTAAACATAGTATCATCCCAAAATCAGCcacattaattataaattattttatacaatCAAAATAGAACAAAATGGATACATGACTACAATGAAGGAagcaaacaaaatgaaaaatgcAGCATCAGCAtgtggaataaaatgaaaagctaCTTAAATTAAACATACCTGCAACTGAACCATGAATATGTTATACATCTTAACATATTGGGCATCATAGTAATTGTCAAATTGAAGGGATGCCACctgtaaatattaaaaatgaataatagCCTTGAAAGTTTAAAGTAAATGCACAAGCATTACGAAGAGGGATCATACCTCAGTTAAACATTGCAATGTCAGGTTCCGATATGCTGGCATTGGGAAAAACTTCAGTAATGTCTCGAGCTGTGGTTAACACAAATACATAAACATCTCAGATTTCCTCCATGGCAGTGTAATACTGAATTAAACAGACATGTATACCTACCAATGGTGATTCAAATATATAACCCAAGGGAATCCAAGATAAGAAGGCATGCAATGTAGACAGTGTTGCACGTATGAGCTCAGTTCGTTGGGAAACTGATAACACATATAAGCATAACTCGTGTATGAGCTGAAATTCACTGCAAACAACCATGTGTAATCCTTAGCAAGATATAGGCACTCCATAAAGAGAAAGCGTAGACAAATTACATTAAATAATTCAACTGCTGACTAGCTAGAGCATCTAAAGCCAGAACCAGTTAGagaatcaataatcaataattgaACCCAACACTTGGAGATTTTAACTTTATAAAAAccatagactttttttttattaaaaactacCTTACAAATATCTCAttgagaaattaaaaaaaaaaaatcaaaataaaccaTCATCCTGAAAAGCATTACATTCCCCCATCCCCCAGCAGCCCATGCTGGCTTCCCTAGGAACCATTGTTGCCCACCTCAATGGTAGGTCCTCCTTAGAACAAAAAATTGTTGCCAGATTTCCATGTTAAAGTAAGGGGAAATGAAATAGCACCCAAAAATATCACGTtagattttcttttatatagACAAAAGTTATTAATTGTTACCTATTCAACGATTGTTTAAGATCTTTAATCTTCTGCTGAGTCATCTCTCCTCTTGAAAAATCAAAAACCTCTTCACTCAAAAGCTGAAAGAACATTTAATAATGTTACTCATTGATTAGAGGAACAGATTTCAACATAAACCAAGATAAACTTACCTTCAATATAGACATACAGTTCTCACAAATAGTTTCGCTAGTTTTAGCTGCTGAAACAAGGTCAGGAATAAAGTTTCGCCATCTTGCTGGCCACTCATGCTTCAAAATCtgcatatattatatattataactTTCATCAAGATATTTTAAGCAAATGAGCTGAATAATTGCTTGAGAGTAACAGGAACAAATCAATTTAAATGATAGAAGGAAAATGTAATGTCAATTTTACCTGGACTAATATAATATTGAGTTTGTTGACATACAACCGCTCTGTTCGAAATGAGGCTTCATTTCCAGAAAGCTGTGCAAGACAGGTAGATGATGGAATTAAGAATACATTATCATTATTATGGTTATTATTATAAGCATTGATAAAACAACAAAGTAGGTCAGACTAGCTCATGTATCAGCTTTCTCCATATGATATGAGTGATACCTGTACGATAACATCAGAGATGAAATTTTTCATTCCATCCCGCTGCTCAGCTGGTAATGCATTCCATCTATATTTAATTACACCCTCTAGCACCTGTATTTACAAGCACAGAGAAAATATATACTGAGAAAAGCAGCTAAGAATAGAATTATGGTAACAAAGTGGGGAACTTGTTGGACATTTAATGATCATTACTTCAAAAGCACCAACAACCATGCTGAATGCAGAGGTAAAAATGAAACAAAGTTAACAAACCATGTAAAGTGTAAACAAGCAAGGGAAGTTACTAAGCCTCGAATGTCAGTTGTGTTGGAGCAGGTGGAGGAACTGTCAGACTCAGATTATACTcaatatatataacatatttactGGGGAATCTGTTGTGGAAACTCTTTTTTATTGATCAAACAAACCATTAATTTACCAAATATCAACATTTACTGCAAGATGAAGAATAGACCGAATAGAAAAAACTCGGACAAAGCAAAACAAGAAAACAAAGTTCTCAAATGCAGGCACATGATCATTTGTATAACGGACATGGTTAATGACATATTCAGAGACCATCTAAAGTTAATAAAAGTAAGTACACAAGGAAGTACTCCCCTTAGACAAACAAATGCGGTCATTTTTATCGAGGACACGgccattttaatatttgtgttgAAGTTATAGGGTTTTAGATTAGGAAGAAGGGACGGAAAGGAATAAAAGAATCTGAATtatgtttatggttttttatgATACAAAAGATGAAATACTAACCCTTGTTTATACCAATGTTAAATAGCAGCTATAGCAGTGTTATACCAATGTTGTTAAATAGCAACTATATCGGTGTTATACCACTATAACATAGCGGAAATTGGACAGATCGCAATTGTTCTTCTATACGCTATTCAgtacaaaatattgtcaaaacTCAAACAGCGGCTATAGTGGAGCTATAACACTATGGTGTAGTGGAATTTTAACAATCCACTATTTTCCGCTATCAGCGATTGACAACATTGATTTATACTAAAATTAGCTCCTTAATGTAATTAGATATGGAAAATAATCATGATACTAGACTCCTATATTCCTAATCAAATAAGGAAGCAAAACATGTAATATGAAGAAATAAGAAAACCAATCTTAAGATGTAAGCTAACATACGCATACTGCATAGGATAAGAACAAGATATGATaagatatttttcatataatacTTTCTCTCAAGCTTGAGTTTACTAAACTTTGAGGTTGTTACAAATATATCCTTAGAAGAAGTGCATATAATACAAACAGTATAATTTAAGATTGTAGATAGGCCATATCAGATAAACAAGGattgatttttttgaaaagcAGTCACGTAAAAGGGAAAAAGGGCACGGTTTGATCATACACAATTAATTGGCAAAGCGGCAAACCTAGTTTGGAATAGTGATCATACACGATTGATTGGCAAAGCACAAAACTGGGTTTAAATTGTTCAATGAACAAACTTTAACTAATGTTCATCAATTGGATTAACTAACTAATAAATTATACGATTCCTATCATTATCAATCTGGTTTccgatttaataaaaaaaaaaaaaggttagtCGATATGATATTTGCCAAGGTTTAAAATAAAGACCCACAACTACGATTGTGACCCCAATGTCAAATTGCCAAGGTTTTAAGACCTCAGCAATCGCAGTAACGACTACTGCAAATTTCCTGCAATACCAAAGACCGCATTGCATCCACAATATAAAACCAAGGTAAACATTATCTAATAAATATTATGCAAACAATCTAAACTCTTGTATTACTTGAGCAATAGGGTACATTTGCTCTTCAGGTGGAGTGGGATTCTCAACCATAACACATAGTTAAGAAAACTAACCTGCAAAGCAAAGAACTTAGTATTTAGATTTTGAGTCTTCTGTAAAATATGCATGACTTGAAGCCACATATCCGGATTGTTTTGCAATTCCCGCAAAATCTGATCAGCAGCAGTTCTCTGCATTATTTACAATGTAAACACAATCATCATTAGAAAAAACTCTAccatttcaaaatttttaaaataaacaacaaaattgtaAATCGAAATCGCAAGTTTTACACAATCAATCATACTTCCCAAAGTCTTTCTTGGTAAAACCATTCATTTCATCCAAACAATATAACCACAAAAAGTATAATTAGAGTCACCAAAACAGATTAAAATCATAAACTACTTATAGCCGTTAATTTACACAGAATAAACACATTATAGTACTAAACCCTAACTCTTAAAATTTCCATAAGGTTTAATTAATTTCAAAcattgaacaacaacaacaacaaatagtGATGAAATGAATACTCGACTCGAAGCAAAACGATGAGTGAAGTTGAAAGATAGTTAATGAGTTTAACGAAGAAAATGTTGAGTGAAAACGGAGATAAACCTGTTCTTTAGATCCGGTGCCATAGAAAGCAGCGACAGTAGCATCGAGTAAAGGGACATCAATAGGTTGAGACAAATCACGGAGTTTATCGGCGGCCATGGTGGAAAAGAGAGAGTGATAAACCCTAGAAAAATAAGCGCGGTGAAAAAACGCGATTATTGAAAAAAAACGAAAAGATGGAAGGGAGGGAAGAATCGAAGAGAAGAGAAGGAGGGAGTGAAAGGTTTTTGGAGTTTTTATTTATAGTGAAAGGAGTAGCTTCAATTTGAAGCAGAGTTTGAATTTTtcggttttttttatttaattaattttatttttttatttattttcttaccTTTTTTAAAGGATTTTAAGTTTGAAACGTTAGCTAACTCTCAagcgagttttttttttttacaaaagcccatttttattttaagggGAGATTTATTCGACCAAGACATTGAACTCAAGTGATATGAATAATatttgtcagactttacttaccatGCGGTCGAACTTTGGATTATTGTGTCTCTTCCGCTTAAAACTAGAGGGTTAATACAAAATAATGAGAGATTTATTTGTAAGTCACAATTCAATGACAATGTTAATATTGTTAGGTTAGATGTCTTCATCTAGATTTGAATTCAGAACTTCAAAATGTGTGTAAGTTGTATTTGTTGCTTTgtttgcatataaaaaaaaattaaaaatagaatatgaaaagcaaaaaaaaaaaaatctatatgcATTAAATATCTatgtaataaaaattataatattaagagGATAGGTAATTTATGTAGTTTTGGTGATAGTTTTCACTTAATATTGCATTTTAAACCCTAAATCTCAATCATGTTTAAAATGTTTAGTCTTTCACATATGCTTGTTATAGTTATTTTACATATTGTGGTTAAATATATAACACAAATAGTT
It contains:
- the LOC123906008 gene encoding protein EXPORTIN 1A-like, encoding MAADKLRDLSQPIDVPLLDATVAAFYGTGSKEQRTAADQILRELQNNPDMWLQVMHILQKTQNLNTKFFALQVLEGVIKYRWNALPAEQRDGMKNFISDVIVQLSGNEASFRTERLYVNKLNIILVQILKHEWPARWRNFIPDLVSAAKTSETICENCMSILKLLSEEVFDFSRGEMTQQKIKDLKQSLNSEFQLIHELCLYVLSVSQRTELIRATLSTLHAFLSWIPLGYIFESPLLETLLKFFPMPAYRNLTLQCLTEVASLQFDNYYDAQYVKMYNIFMVQLQAILPPTTNIPEAYAQGSTEEQAFIQNLALFFTLFYKVHIRILESTQENISALLLGLEYLINISYVDDTEVFKVCLDYWNILVSELFQSHRSLENPAATATNMMGSQVSLIPPGMVDGLDSQLLQRRQLYSGPMSKLRMLMICRMAKPEEVLIVEDENGNIVRETMKDSDVLVQYKIMRETLIYLSHLDHDDTEKQMLRKLSKQQNGKDWTWNTLNTLCWAIGSISGSMIEDQENRFLVMVIRDLLNLCEVTKGKDNKAVIASNIMYVVGQYPRFLRAHWKFLKTVVNKLFEFMHETHPGVQDMACDTFLKIVQKCRRKFVVPQVGENEPFVSELLSGLPTTIADLEPHQIHTFYESVGSMIQAETDAQKRQEYLQRLMVLPYQKWLEIIGQARQNVDFLKDQDVIRTVLNILQTNTSVASSLGTFFLPQISLIFLDMLNVYRMYSELISKSIAEGGPYASKTSYVKLLRSVKRETLKLIETFLDKAENQPEIGKQFVPPMMDPVLGDYARNVPDARESEVLSLFATIINKYKATMIEDIPHIFEAVFQCTLEMITKNFEDYPEHRLKFFSLLRAIATHCFPALICLSSQQLKFVMDSIIWAFRHTERNIAETGLNLLLEMLSKFQASEFCNQFYRTYFLTIEQEIFAVLTDTFHKPGFKLHVLVLQHLFCQAESGALTEPIWDTATNSYPYPSNAAFVREFTIKLLSTSFPNMTAAEVTQFVNGLFLSTNDLSAFKTHIRDFLIQSKEFSAQDNKDLYAEEAAAQRERERQRMLSIPGLIAPIELQDEMVDS